From the Daphnia magna isolate NIES linkage group LG3, ASM2063170v1.1, whole genome shotgun sequence genome, one window contains:
- the LOC116933522 gene encoding protein ALP1-like — MANREQDINVIVLSVVQHLIQQDGEEDETIIQELVRPFFAAYGNMESSREGPREFSGVQEYIERTVTGYSDPYFKKHFRMSRQSFEHLARMMAIYLNSNDSGVPVQTKLLLTLWTLANVESFRGIGDRFGMYMGNVHYIFLCTTRAFRLNSIKFIKWPTRAEYRSITLQFSFPYAIGSVDSTFIRIRQPLKQCNVYTNRKKFCAVTLQAVSKPNLEFIDVSTGYPSSMHDASVFAHSQLGRNLSILLEGTPFVLLGDSAYGLTTTLMKPYPDNGRLDETEKNFNRVLSQNRSAVERSFSLLKNKWRRLRYLDMLLLNRIPDVILTACCLHNYIIQRGDVQPEDQYREDDEENDEEEEERDNDNSTTAGKQKRNRIKYLLM, encoded by the exons ATGGCAAATCGTGAACAAGACATTAACGTGATTGTATTAAGTGTTGTGCAACACCTGATTCAGCAGGATGGggaagaagacgaaaccaTTATTCAAGAATTAGTTCGACCGTTTTTTGCTGCTTATGGAAATATGGAATCAAGTAGGGAAGGTCCAAGAGAGTTCTCAGGAGTTCAAGAATACATTGAGAGAACTGTTACTGGATATTCGGACCCCTATTTCAAAAAACATTTCAGGATGTCCAGGCAAAGCTTCGAG CATTTAGCCCGCATGATGGCAATATATTTAAATAGCAATGATTCTGGAGTGCCGGTTCAAACCAAACTGCTACTGACTTTGTGGACTTTGGCAAATGTTGAGTCTTTTAGAGGAATAGGAGATAGGTTTGGAATGTATATGG GAAACGTCCACTACATCTTTTTGTGTACTACCAGAGCATTCCGGCTCAATTCAATCAAATTCATCAAATGGCCAACCAGGGCCGAATATAGATCTATAACGCTGCAATTTAGTTTTCCCTACGCcattg GCAGTGTCGACAGTACCTTCATAAGGATTCGGCAACCACTCAAGCAGTGCAATGTATATACAAATCGGAAAAAGTTTTGCGCCGTTACGCTTCAAGCTGTATCTAAACCAAATTTAGAGTTCATCGATGTATCCACTGGATATCCATCATCGATGCATGATGCATCTGTTTTTGCTCACAGCCAACTGGGTCGCAATTTGTCTATATTGCTAGAGGGTACCCCGTTCGTGCTACTAGGAGACTCTGCCTACGGTTTGACCACTACACTAATGAAGCCGTATCCAGATAATGGGCGGCTTGATGAG ACTGAGAAGAACTTCAACCGGGTATTGTCCCAAAACCGGTCTGCCGTGGAACGatcattttcccttttaaaaaacaaatggaggCGTCTACGATATTTGGACATGCTTTTGTTAAATCGCATTCCGGATGTCATATTAACTGCATGCTGCCTTCATAATTATATAATACAAAGGGGAGATGTACAACCAGAAGACCAGTACCGAGAAGATGATGAGGAAAACgacgaggaagaagaagaaagggatAATGATAATAGCACGACAGCAGgtaagcaaaaaagaaatagaataaAGTATTTGCTGATGTAA
- the LOC116919309 gene encoding uncharacterized protein LOC116919309: MSQNIHSQYGSSVIKFTFPCGGVCHLRVTQDTKQKFEAEPEYRAEMIGKAHQHFLKQKAEKQLIEEKKKIEEEKEKEMEKQQEETFRRSDNESQGENMPDEEAIGAPLPGRSIIEVPSRSHCASRVVVDGAMIRVLPKNAGPTRGDIAKARGSKRKATTKPTPTVKKKKITFQVPSQRQTAEAEHSIYELSDHDDVHINDDPMVQEDEADESDSEETTVKWSVRQTALLLDTFQQFKPQLDQPYSKKLKIWQKMTKAEGLVALGRTPAQLSKKIYNLKRTWRLMRRPGADSKAWRWTDRMNEIFGEDATIKLLHVAEVNDGGGKEKLPPHVDNSARKKIDWKADILVIEKERVEVLKEMVSGQAQKNAIFDRLTSAIEKIAEK; the protein is encoded by the exons ATGTCGCAGAATATCCATTCGCAATATGGCTCTAGTGTAATAAAATTTACTTTTCCGTGTGGCGGTGTTTGTCATTTGCGAGTGACCCAAGACAccaagcaaaaatttgaagcAG AACCCGAATATAGGGCAGAAATGATCGGCAAAGCCcatcaacattttttgaaacaaaaagctGAGAAACAGTTGAttgaagagaagaaaaagatagaagaggaaaaagagaaggaaatggaAAAGCAGCAGGAAGAGACATTTAGAAGGAGTGATAATGAGTCTC AAGGAGAAAATATGCCCGATGAAGAAGCAATCGGTGCCCCTCTGCCAGGCCGTTCCATTATCGAGGTGCCTTCGCGGAGCCATTGCGCATCGCGGGTAGTCGTCGATGGCGCTATGATAAGGGTATTGCCAAAAAATGCGGGTCCTACCCGTGGTGACATTGCAAAGGCCAGGGGTTCAAAGAGAAAAGCGACGACAAAACCAACCCCtaccgttaaaaaaaaaaaaattacgtttCAGGTTCCCAGCCAACGTCAAACCGCTGAAGCGGAGCATTCCATTTATG AATTATCAGATCACGACGACGTTCACATCAACGACGATCCGATGGTGCAGGAAGATGAGGCGGACGAATCGGATTCAGAGGAGACGACGGTTAAGTGGTCAGTTCGCCAAACTGCCCTATTGCTTGACACATTTCAGCAATTCAAGCCACAATTGGATCAGCCATACTccaaaaagctaaaaatatGGCAAAAG ATGACTAAAGCTGAGGGACTTGTGGCTCTTGGCAGAACTCCAGCCCAGCtttcaaagaaaatttataATCTGAAGCGTACGTGGCGGTTGATGAGGAGGCCTGGTGCCGATTCGAAAGCATGGCGATGGACGGATCGTATGAATGAAATATTCGGGGAAGACGCAACAATCAAATTGCTTCACGTTGCCGAGGTTAATGATGGAGGGGGCAAGGAAAAGCTACCACCGCATGTGGATAACTCTGctcgaaaaaaaattgactgGAAGGCGGATATACTTGTTATCGAGAAGGAAAGAGTTGAAGTGCTGAAAGAAATGGTGTCTGGGCAAGcccaaaaaaatgcaatatttGATCGTTTGACATCGGCTATTGAGAAAATAGCAGAAAAGTAA